A genomic segment from Cryomorphaceae bacterium encodes:
- a CDS encoding T9SS C-terminal target domain-containing protein, with translation MAATNCYSRLALLLFVCTGILPLHAQDFVRLTSEIGLNHHYQHTAHIGGGAVIIDVNNDGFMDLYLPGGNGTDKILINQNGEFFTDITTSTGLGMITNRYTLGGVAGDFNNDGWEDLLITTWRFVTTWGGPNFDVSNVLMINNGDNTFTNMTGISGLMDAGFSASATLVDVNQDGFLDIYVANYVEQTNLLFDPETNQVNGFAHECQDNFLFINEAGLNFVNQAAQYGVNDNGCGLAATASDFDFDGYPDLMVINDFGQWVVPNKLYRNEGNGFADISQASGADVGIYGMGVAIGDYDEDGDLDYYITNLGRNVLLRQDSVGVFTDITTEAGVENAQIGNFNTTGWGTFFFDYDNDSHLDLFVSNGQIPAAPFIATAMYDHNKLYRNNQDGTFTDIAPEHLLNDSSMSRGAVVFDFNNDGKLDILVVSFSGGAGHVPTQTALFLNQSDNDYHYIMFKLVGTTVNKSAIGARAELFAGGRRLIREVDAGSGFASHNDKRLHFGLGEMDQVDSVLVFWPGVAKPQVVYQPEVDQIHTIVQEDIVTSTSHLDDDLNFRIFPNPTNGRLTLHWPNESGEVHLSLLNTSGLVITSEQRFFGANEQVDLSHWLNRCPPGLYIVRADSPTGTHWARLSVIR, from the coding sequence ATGGCCGCGACTAACTGTTATTCACGACTTGCACTCCTCCTTTTCGTGTGCACCGGTATTTTGCCTCTGCATGCGCAGGATTTCGTTCGCCTCACCAGCGAAATCGGGCTGAACCACCACTATCAGCACACGGCCCATATAGGAGGTGGTGCAGTGATCATTGATGTGAACAACGACGGTTTTATGGACCTGTATCTCCCCGGTGGAAACGGAACAGACAAGATACTCATCAACCAGAACGGTGAGTTTTTTACCGACATTACCACCTCTACGGGCCTTGGCATGATTACCAATCGATACACCCTGGGGGGCGTTGCCGGCGATTTTAACAACGACGGTTGGGAAGACCTGCTCATCACCACATGGCGCTTTGTAACCACCTGGGGAGGGCCCAATTTTGATGTTTCGAATGTGCTGATGATAAACAACGGCGACAACACCTTTACCAACATGACTGGTATTTCGGGCCTGATGGACGCGGGCTTCAGCGCCTCGGCCACTTTGGTAGATGTGAATCAGGACGGATTTCTAGATATCTATGTGGCCAATTACGTTGAGCAAACCAACCTGCTTTTCGATCCGGAAACGAACCAGGTAAATGGATTTGCGCACGAGTGTCAGGATAATTTCCTGTTTATCAACGAGGCCGGGCTGAACTTTGTCAATCAGGCCGCGCAATACGGCGTAAACGACAATGGCTGCGGCCTGGCGGCAACGGCCTCTGATTTTGATTTCGACGGCTACCCCGATTTGATGGTCATCAATGATTTTGGCCAGTGGGTGGTTCCAAACAAGCTGTATCGCAACGAGGGGAATGGCTTTGCGGACATATCTCAGGCGTCGGGTGCGGATGTCGGCATCTACGGCATGGGTGTGGCCATTGGCGATTACGATGAGGACGGGGACCTTGATTACTACATTACCAACCTGGGCCGAAACGTACTGCTAAGACAGGATTCGGTAGGGGTTTTTACAGACATTACCACGGAGGCCGGTGTGGAAAACGCTCAAATCGGCAACTTTAACACCACAGGTTGGGGCACCTTCTTTTTTGACTACGACAACGACAGCCACCTCGACCTGTTTGTGAGCAACGGCCAGATTCCGGCGGCGCCGTTTATTGCCACCGCCATGTACGATCATAACAAGCTGTACCGAAACAACCAGGACGGCACGTTTACAGACATTGCTCCTGAGCACCTGCTAAACGACAGCTCCATGAGTCGCGGAGCAGTGGTGTTCGACTTCAACAACGACGGAAAGCTGGACATTCTGGTGGTAAGTTTTTCGGGAGGAGCCGGTCACGTACCTACCCAAACGGCGTTGTTTCTCAATCAGTCAGACAACGACTACCATTACATCATGTTTAAGTTGGTCGGTACTACTGTAAACAAAAGTGCCATAGGAGCACGGGCCGAGTTGTTCGCCGGAGGGCGGAGATTGATTCGCGAGGTGGATGCCGGTTCGGGTTTTGCCTCGCACAATGACAAAAGATTGCACTTTGGCCTGGGAGAAATGGATCAGGTAGATAGCGTGCTTGTGTTCTGGCCGGGAGTCGCGAAGCCACAGGTGGTGTATCAGCCTGAGGTGGATCAGATTCACACCATTGTTCAGGAAGACATTGTAACATCCACCTCACACTTAGATGACGACTTGAATTTCCGCATCTTTCCCAATCCCACCAACGGAAGACTTACCCTGCACTGGCCCAACGAAAGCGGCGAAGTTCACCTCAGTTTGCTCAATACTTCAGGCCTTGTGATAACGAGCGAACAGCGATTTTTTGGCGCCAACGAACAGGTTGATCTGAGTCACTGGTTGAACAGGTGCCCACCCGGCCTCTACATCGTTCGGGCCGACAGCCCAACGGGCACCCATTGGGCGCGACTATCGGTGATCCGATAG